The window TGATGAGGACGCTCTGTCGGGCAAGCCACTCGGTCGCATACCCAAGCATCAAATGATCAATTCGCGTAAAAAATACGCTTAAATTGATAATATTTGCAGTTTAATAATTTATTTGATACAAACGATATATCTATTTCACAACCACTCTGCCCGCTATCCGTGCCTCTTTCACCCCCTCACGTCGGTCACATGAGGCTGTTTCAGGTTCGCCTGCTCCAAGGGATCCTGTTGGCGAACGTGGCTTTTGGGCTGTTGTTGCTGGGCGTGGGCTCTGCGGGGCTGGTCAGCACCCCGGGGGCATGGAGCCTTGCTATCGGTGCGAGCACAGCGTTGATGGTGGTGCTGTGGTGGGCCGTGCGCCGCTGGCCGCAGGTGTATGCGCCGGTGGCGCTCTTTCAGACCGTGATCGGGCTCGCGTTGTTCACGTATGCCCTCTTGCAGCCCATGGGCCACGAACTGCGTGCCGTGTGGTTCCTGATCGGTGTGGGGGCTGCCTACCTGCTGCTGGGCCGGACTGCAGGCATCGGCTACACCCTGGTGACCCTGGCGCTGGTGCTCGGGAGCAATGGCCTGCAAAGGGTGCCGTATTCACCGCATGCCCTCATCGTTTTTACGCTGGCCCTGCTGCTCAGCAGCGTTTGTTTTTACCTGTTTGTGGGCGAGGCGTTGCACCTGTACGAGCACCTGTCTGACCGGGACCAGCAGTTCACGCTGCTGACCGAAGGCGCCGAAGAGGTGATCTGGCGCATCAACCCCGACATGACGGTGGCGTATGTGAGCCCCTCGGACGAACGGGCGCGTGGAATTGCCGCGCACGAGGTCATCGGCCGCTCCTTTTACAAAACACTGATGCCCGAAGGCGCCGCGGCACTGCGCGAGGCGGTGCGAGAGCGGCAGCCGCTGCTGACGCTGCCGATGCGCTGTGCCAATGGCGACGTGCGCTGGTTCGAGATGTCCAGCCGCCTGTACCGTGATGCCCAGGGCCACCCGGCCGGGTACCACAGCATTGGCCGCGACGTGACAGAGCGACTGGAGCTGGAGCGGGCCCTGCAGGCAGAGCGCCAGCGCCTGGAGTCGCGGGTCAAGGAGCGAACGGCGGCGCTGTCCATTGCCAAAGAAGCCGCTGAGGCCGCCCTGCGCACCAAGAGCATCTTCCTGGCCAACGTTGGGCATGAGTTGCGGACCCCCATGACGCTGATCCTAGGCATGACCGAACTGGTGCGCAATCGCACACAAGATGAGCGCCTGAAGCCCCCGCTGAACAATGTGATGGATGCGGCCAAAGGCCTCATGCGCATGCTGAACGACCTGATCGACCTGGCTGCGCTGGAGACACGCCAGGTGGCGTTCCAGTTTGCGCCGCTGTCGCTGCCAGAGGTGGCGGCCGATGCTGTGCAACTGCTGGAGCCACAGGCGCGCCAAAAAGGCTTGCACATCTTC of the Acidovorax sp. 107 genome contains:
- a CDS encoding PAS domain-containing sensor histidine kinase, encoding MAFGLLLLGVGSAGLVSTPGAWSLAIGASTALMVVLWWAVRRWPQVYAPVALFQTVIGLALFTYALLQPMGHELRAVWFLIGVGAAYLLLGRTAGIGYTLVTLALVLGSNGLQRVPYSPHALIVFTLALLLSSVCFYLFVGEALHLYEHLSDRDQQFTLLTEGAEEVIWRINPDMTVAYVSPSDERARGIAAHEVIGRSFYKTLMPEGAAALREAVRERQPLLTLPMRCANGDVRWFEMSSRLYRDAQGHPAGYHSIGRDVTERLELERALQAERQRLESRVKERTAALSIAKEAAEAALRTKSIFLANVGHELRTPMTLILGMTELVRNRTQDERLKPPLNNVMDAAKGLMRMLNDLIDLAALETRQVAFQFAPLSLPEVAADAVQLLEPQARQKGLHIFMDINGAGTDACHVGDAGRIQQVLVNLLDNAVKFSPSGHIQLTLETERDTPETTVWRLRVTDQGIGIAAGDQHRIFTLFEQVDGSSTRSFEGAGLGLALCKRLVEGMGGSLGVESEPGKGSSFWVSLPLPKVA